Below is a genomic region from Terriglobia bacterium.
CATGCACGCCGCATCGAGCTTGTAATGAATATTCTGCGTCAGGTACTCGAAGATTGCCTGCTCTGACAGTCCGAGTCTCGGAGACCATTCGCGCGCGATGGTTGCTACATTTTCCGGCAGCAACCCGCAGTCACGCGAGTGCTGAAAGATTCCCGCGACGTCGAGTCCCGGCTTGCACTCGTGCAACGCCTGCTCGCGCACGGCCCAGACAGCGAACACGAACGGCTTACCGGTTCTTTCGACCCAGAGTTCGGCGAGGTCGAAAACGTAGAGTTCGCCATCGCCCCCGGCGTTATCGAGTACCGCCGGCTTCTCGCTGATAACCAGCGCCGGGTCGCCGATCAGGAGCGCCGCGTCGCAGCGGTGGAGCATGGTCGTCACGTCAGGGTCCATCGGGACGAGTTCGCGTTTGCCGCCGAACCACTTCGTCAGCATCACCTGTGTGAGCGCGACGGATGTGCGCGAAGAAGTATCGGCAGCGACCGTTTTCACCTCTTCCAGTGGTTTCTTGCTGATGAGGAGAATTGACCGCACCGCGCCGCGCGAAGCTATCGTGACATCCGGCACAACGACCAGATTCTGTATTTCCGCATATGTGAAGACGGGGATGATGCCGATGTCGGCGGTTCCGGCC
It encodes:
- a CDS encoding menaquinone biosynthesis protein, whose product is MRLLRISAISFLNTAPLMWEFEHNPPAELTDNFEIEYTVPSKCAKALAAGTADIGIIPVFTYAEIQNLVVVPDVTIASRGAVRSILLISKKPLEEVKTVAADTSSRTSVALTQVMLTKWFGGKRELVPMDPDVTTMLHRCDAALLIGDPALVISEKPAVLDNAGGDGELYVFDLAELWVERTGKPFVFAVWAVREQALHECKPGLDVAGIFQHSRDCGLLPENVATIAREWSPRLGLSEQAIFEYLTQNIHYKLDAACMEGLGMFFEFSKECGLIGRVPQLKLP